The DNA window GCCCTGGGCGTGGGCCAGGTGGCAGGCGTCGTGATAGGCGACGGTCACCGGCAGCGGGTGCCGGGTGGCGACCGGGCCCAGCTCGTCGAGGAGTTCGGACAGGTCACGCACCTTGCCGGCGAAGTCGGCGGCGAGCGCGGCGTAGCGAGGATCGTCCCGGAGCAGGTCACCGTACTCCTTGAGGGTGGAGCCGCAGCCGGCCGCGTTGACCACGAAGAAGTCGATGCCAGCGGCGGCGAACGTGTCGAGCATTCGGCGGGCGAAGCGCTGCGCCTCCGCCTCGCGTCCGTTGTGCACGCTCAGCGCGCCACAGCAGCCCTGCCGGTCCGGCAGGATGACCACGTCGCAGCCCTCGGCGGCGAGCACCCGGGCGGTGGCGGCGTTGACCTCGGGAAAGAACGCGCCCTGTACGCAGCCGGTGAGCATGCCGACCACGGCCCGCCGGGGGCCGACCGCGGGCACCCGCTGCGGTGGGCGTGCCGGCCGGCGGAGTCGGGGAGCGAGAGACTCCAGCGCCGCCAGGGTGGGCGCCAGCCGGGGCAGCAGCCCGGTCCGCTGGACCAGGCGACGCACTCCGCTGGCCTGGTACGCCCGCAGCGGACCGCGCAGCAGCCGCAGCCGCCGCCGGTACGGGAAGATCGCGAAGATCGCCGCCCGCAGCGCCCGCTCCCGGGGCCCGCGATGGTGCCGGCGTTCGACCTGCTGCCGGGTGTCCTCGATGAGCCGGTCGTAGCGGACGCCGGACGGGCAGGCGGTGACGCAGGACATGCAGCCGAGGCACTGGTCGAAGTGGGTGACCATCGAGTCGGACAGCGGCTCGCCCTCCAGGCCCTCCTTCATCAGGTAGATCCGCCCGCGCGGCGAGTCCATCTCCTCGCCCCACAGCACGTAGGTGGGGCAGGTGGGCAGGCAGAAGCCGCAGTGCACACAGTCCGAGACCAGCTCGGCGGCCGGCGGGTGGTGCGCGTCGAACGCGCCTACGCCGGGCGGTTGGCCGGCCAGGCCGAGCACGTCACGCGGCCCGCTGGCCGGGCGGGTTCCGCCCGGGGAGGAGAGCGGCGCGGGGACGGAGGGCCGACCGGTGCTCGTCAGGTCGCGGGGGTCGGGCTGCTGGGGAACGGACATCTCAGATCCCTCCCACGAATCGGCCGGGCGCGAGCCGGGCATCGGGGTCGAAGCGCTCCTTGACCCGGCGCATCAGTGCCAGACCGTCGACGGGTCCCCACAGGTCGACCCGGTCCCGCACGGGCGGGGGCGCGGTGAGCACCACGGCGTGCCCGGCGACGGCGGCGCTCGCCGTCCGCAGCGCGTCGACCAGGTCGGCGACCCGCTGCGGGTCGGCCGTGCCGGGCAGCCCGGCGTAGAGCACTCCGACGCCGGCCGAGCCGCGCAGCGCGAGCGGCAGGCCGCGCCGGTCGGCCGCGGCCCGGGCGTCGGCCAGCAGCCGGGGTACGCCGGAGAGCGCTGCGGTCAGCTTCAGCCCGGTGTCGCCGTCCCGCCACGGGTACCGGCCCCAGCCGTCCGGAGGCTCGTCGGACGCGGTGGCGTCGACGCCGAGCAGCCGGCGGGTCGCCTCCGCGCGGGCGGCCACCCCGGCCGCGGTGCCCTCCAGCAGCACCGTCACCGCCGCTCCCCCACCGGCCGGCGCGTCCAGCTCCAGCGCGGTGGGCACGAGCTGCGCGGCGCGTACGCTGCCGGCGAGCCGACCCGCCTCGGCCGGGTCGTCGGTCCGGCGGGTGACGTACGCGACCGCGGGCGGCAGCGGGTGCAGCCGGAACGCGCACTCGGTGATCAGCCCGAGCGTGCCGTACGCGCCGGTGACCAGCTTGGCCAGGTCGTAGCCGGCGACGTTCTTGACCACCTTGCCGCCGGCGTGCGCGATCACGCCGTCGGCGCGGACCATGGTGACCCCGATGATCAGGTCGCGCACCGTGCCGTAGAGCATCCGGCGGGGCCCGCTGGCGTTGGTGGCGACCATCCCGCCGACCGTGCCGCCGGGCAGCGCCGCGTCGAGGGCGAGCTGCTGGCGGGCGCCGGCCAGGGTGGCGGCCAGCTCGTCGAGGCGGGTGCCGGCCCGGACCACGGTGATCAGGTCACCGGCGGCGTGCTCGACCACCCCGGCCAGCGCGGTGGTGTCGAGGATGAGGTCGAGTCGCGAGGGTGGGCCTCCCCACGACTGCTTCGTGGCGGCGCCGCGGACCGTCACCGCGAGGTCGAGGGCGGCGGCCGTCCGCAGCAGGGCCGCGGCCCCGGCGGTGTCGCGGGGTGCGGCGACGTAGCGCGCGGGCACCCCGGCGATCACGTCGTGCTCGCCGGCCGGCCGGACCGACTCGGAGCCGTCCGAGCGCCGGCCGTCGGTCGTGGTCTCTCCGGCGGCGGCGCGGAGCCGGTCGAGGATCGCGTCGGTGGGCATCAGAACGCCTCCGCCAGGCCGGCCTCCTGCGCCGGATGGACCCCCTTGCGTCGACCGGGGATCTCACCGCAGAGCCGGGGCGTCGGGAAGACCTTGCCGGGGTTCGCCAGACCGGCCGGGTCGAACGCGCAGCGCAGCAACTGCATGGTGTCCAGGTCGTCGTCGGTGAACATCCGCGGCATGTACTTCGCCTTGTCCATGCCGACGCCGTGCTCACCGGTGATCGACCCACCGTGGCTCACGCAGAGGTCGAGGATCGCGCCGGAGACCTCCTCGGCGCGTTCGGTCTGCCCGTCGACGGCCGCGTCGAAGAGGACGAGCGGGTGCAGGTTGCCGTCGCCGGCGTGAAAGACGTTGGCGACCCGGATGCCGCGTTCGGCGGAGAGCTCACCGATGCGGCGCAGCACCGCGGGCAGGGCGGTGCGCGGGATGACCCCGTCCTGGACGATGTAGTCGGGGCTGATCCGCCCGACGGCGGCGAACGCGGACTTGCGGCCCTTCCAGAACAGCGCCCGCTCGGCGTCGTCGGCGGCGATCCGAATCTCGAACGCCCGGTTGTCCCGGCAGAGCCGTACCACCTGGTCGAACTGGGCGGCCACCTCCGGTTCCGGCCCGTCCAGCTCGACGATGAGCACGGCGCCGGCACCGGCCGGGTAGCCACAGTGCACGGCCTCCTCGGCGGCGGAGATGGCGAGCGCGTCCATCATCTCCACCGCCGCCGGCACCACCCCCGCCGCGATGATCGCCGAGGTCGCCGCGCCAGCCTGGTCGGTGCTCTCGAAGGCGGCCAGCAGGGTGCGCACCGACTCGGGCAACCGGGTCAGCCGCACGGTCACCTCGGTGGCGATGCCGAGGGTGCCCTCGGAGCCGACGAACGCTCCGAGCAGGTCGTAGCCGGGGGCGTCGGGCGCCCGGCCGCCGAGG is part of the Micromonospora cremea genome and encodes:
- a CDS encoding FAD-binding oxidoreductase, whose protein sequence is MPTDAILDRLRAAAGETTTDGRRSDGSESVRPAGEHDVIAGVPARYVAAPRDTAGAAALLRTAAALDLAVTVRGAATKQSWGGPPSRLDLILDTTALAGVVEHAAGDLITVVRAGTRLDELAATLAGARQQLALDAALPGGTVGGMVATNASGPRRMLYGTVRDLIIGVTMVRADGVIAHAGGKVVKNVAGYDLAKLVTGAYGTLGLITECAFRLHPLPPAVAYVTRRTDDPAEAGRLAGSVRAAQLVPTALELDAPAGGGAAVTVLLEGTAAGVAARAEATRRLLGVDATASDEPPDGWGRYPWRDGDTGLKLTAALSGVPRLLADARAAADRRGLPLALRGSAGVGVLYAGLPGTADPQRVADLVDALRTASAAVAGHAVVLTAPPPVRDRVDLWGPVDGLALMRRVKERFDPDARLAPGRFVGGI
- a CDS encoding FAD-linked oxidase C-terminal domain-containing protein; translation: MSTARMDLEALTVALRAAIGADRVISDRQQLRTYECDGLAQYKVVPALVALPADAAQCAAVVRACVAADTPFVARGSGTGLSGGALPHADGVLIVTSQMREILEVAPSDERAVVQPGVINLAVSRAAAPHGWYYAPDPSSQQICSIGGNVAENSGGAHCLKYGFTTNHVTGVELVTPDGDRVRLGGRAPDAPGYDLLGAFVGSEGTLGIATEVTVRLTRLPESVRTLLAAFESTDQAGAATSAIIAAGVVPAAVEMMDALAISAAEEAVHCGYPAGAGAVLIVELDGPEPEVAAQFDQVVRLCRDNRAFEIRIAADDAERALFWKGRKSAFAAVGRISPDYIVQDGVIPRTALPAVLRRIGELSAERGIRVANVFHAGDGNLHPLVLFDAAVDGQTERAEEVSGAILDLCVSHGGSITGEHGVGMDKAKYMPRMFTDDDLDTMQLLRCAFDPAGLANPGKVFPTPRLCGEIPGRRKGVHPAQEAGLAEAF
- a CDS encoding (Fe-S)-binding protein — translated: MSVPQQPDPRDLTSTGRPSVPAPLSSPGGTRPASGPRDVLGLAGQPPGVGAFDAHHPPAAELVSDCVHCGFCLPTCPTYVLWGEEMDSPRGRIYLMKEGLEGEPLSDSMVTHFDQCLGCMSCVTACPSGVRYDRLIEDTRQQVERRHHRGPRERALRAAIFAIFPYRRRLRLLRGPLRAYQASGVRRLVQRTGLLPRLAPTLAALESLAPRLRRPARPPQRVPAVGPRRAVVGMLTGCVQGAFFPEVNAATARVLAAEGCDVVILPDRQGCCGALSVHNGREAEAQRFARRMLDTFAAAGIDFFVVNAAGCGSTLKEYGDLLRDDPRYAALAADFAGKVRDLSELLDELGPVATRHPLPVTVAYHDACHLAHAQGVRAQPRRLLRDIPGLELREIADPEICCGSAGIWNVLHPGPAAELGDRKARTVLATGARLLVTANPGCLMQVAAAVTRAGGDIALAHTAQVLDASLRARPVEELL